Within the Desulfovibrio sp. genome, the region ACTTCCTTGCCGCAACCATAGGTAAACTTGGCCCACTCCAGCAGGGCCTCGCCCACGAGGTGCGAAACATCCTCATCGCTGTAAGCCAAAGCGAGCTTGCGTGGCATGGTGCCGTGGTATTTGGCGACCTCAGAGAACTGCCCCACCGCACTGAGGATGGCCATTTGTGGATCAGACAACACCATGCCATTTCTCTCTTTTCACGACGCCCCGCCAAATCTTGAAGCGGGTGAGAACAGTTTTCGATATTCAGAAAACACATCCCTGTAAACCACAAGCATAATTTTTCCCGCAATTTTCAGCTCATGAACCCTCTCCAGAGCGTTTTCAATCTTTACAGGATGAAACCCTCGCGCTATGTGGAGTGGCGTTTGTGACGGGGCGAACAAGGCAACACCTTAGCCGCATGCAGGGCATCCATGAACACTGTCGAGGAACTTCTGGCCGCCAACCGGGAGGCCATCGTGCAGGATTGGTATCACCATATCCTGGACACGTACCCCCCGGAAACGGCCAAACTCTGGAAGAAGGGCGGCGACCCCTTCCATAATCCCGTGGCGGTCCGCACCCTTGAGGGGGTTCAGGCCGTGGTCGACTACCTTGTGAAAAAAGAAGATAGCAAGGCGCTCGAATCCGTCCTGGACTATCTTGACGAACTCATCCGGGTCCGTGCTGTGCAGAACTTCGCTCCCTCGCAGGCCGCGGGGTTCATCTTCCTGCTAAAGAAAACCATCAGGGAACGGCTCTGGTACGAGATCAAGAAGTTGGACATCTGGGAGCAGTTTGTGGCCCTGGAATCACGGATCGACGGGCTGGCCCTGGCCAGCCTCGATTTATATTCGAAATGCCGAGAGAAGCTCTTTGAGATCAAACTGCAGGATCTCAGACGGGAGCAGGTGCAACTTCTGAAACGCGCCCAACTGATCGTGGGCATCGGCGAGGGCGAGCCGGCCAAGTAGCCGGCGGAGCGCAAAGGTTCAACGCGAGGTGGAGGGTACATGGCTGGACTCGTAACCGCATTACTGGCCGTAGCGGCATTGGCCGCCCTGCCGGCCCTGGGGGCCGGGGCGGGAATGGCGAAGGTGTTCGGGACAATAGTCCCGTACGTGGCCGTCGCGATTTTCGTGGCGGGGTTCATTAAAAAGGTGATCGGTTGGGCATCTACGCCTCAGCCCTTCTCAATCGCCACCACGGGCGGACAACAGTACTCCCTGCCCTGGGTGAAGCAGGCGAAGTTCGATAACCCCTCCACCCCGGGCCAGACATTCATCCGTATGGCCCTGGAGGTCCTCTGCTTCAGGAGCCTGTTCCGCAACACCAAGCTGGACAACCGCCCTGAGGAAGGCAGAGTGGCATATGGGTCGGACAAGTCGCTGTGGCTGTTCTCTCTCATGTTCCACTACAGCTTCCTCATCGTATTCATCAGGCACTTCCGCTTCTTCCTGGAGCCAGTGCCCATGGTCATCACGGGCGTCGAGTTCGTGGACTCCATCCTGCAGATTGGCGTTCCCACTCTCTACCTGACCGACGTTTTCTTCGTGGTGGGCGTGACCTTCCTGCTGGCCAGGCGCATCTACGACCCCAAGGTCAACTACATCTCCCTGGCCTCCGACTTCTTTCCCCTGTTCCTGATCCTGGCGATCGCCCTGTCCGGCATCTACATGCGGTATTTCGCCAAGGTGGACGTCATCGCCATCAAGCAGCTGGTCATCGGGCTCGTGAGCTTCAAGCCGGTAATCCCGCCCAACATCGACTGGTCGTTCTACATGCACTTCTTCCTGGTGTGCGTGTTGTGGGCGTACTTCCCCTTCTCCAAGCTCATGCATCTGGGAGGCGTTTTCTTAAGCCCCACCCGGAACCTGCCCAACAATACCCGCATGGAGCGGTACATCAACCCCTGGAACGATCCGTCCATCAAGCCGCACAGCTATGCGGACTACGAGGACGACTTCCGCGAGAAGATGATCGAGGCCGGCCTGCCGGTGGACAAGGAAGCCTAAACCGCCCTGGGCTGGGCGTATTTCCACAAGGGA harbors:
- a CDS encoding RsbRD N-terminal domain-containing protein, encoding MNTVEELLAANREAIVQDWYHHILDTYPPETAKLWKKGGDPFHNPVAVRTLEGVQAVVDYLVKKEDSKALESVLDYLDELIRVRAVQNFAPSQAAGFIFLLKKTIRERLWYEIKKLDIWEQFVALESRIDGLALASLDLYSKCREKLFEIKLQDLRREQVQLLKRAQLIVGIGEGEPAK
- the dsrM gene encoding sulfate reduction electron transfer complex DsrMKJOP subunit DsrM codes for the protein MAGLVTALLAVAALAALPALGAGAGMAKVFGTIVPYVAVAIFVAGFIKKVIGWASTPQPFSIATTGGQQYSLPWVKQAKFDNPSTPGQTFIRMALEVLCFRSLFRNTKLDNRPEEGRVAYGSDKSLWLFSLMFHYSFLIVFIRHFRFFLEPVPMVITGVEFVDSILQIGVPTLYLTDVFFVVGVTFLLARRIYDPKVNYISLASDFFPLFLILAIALSGIYMRYFAKVDVIAIKQLVIGLVSFKPVIPPNIDWSFYMHFFLVCVLWAYFPFSKLMHLGGVFLSPTRNLPNNTRMERYINPWNDPSIKPHSYADYEDDFREKMIEAGLPVDKEA